In Rhododendron vialii isolate Sample 1 chromosome 9a, ASM3025357v1, the following are encoded in one genomic region:
- the LOC131300896 gene encoding G-type lectin S-receptor-like serine/threonine-protein kinase At1g34300: protein MVKSQPKCSIQSQPQTNHSPHPNSTQPTTTMSLSPPPLSFSLSLLLFLTSLLLLLTTATTTSTTISSFSISLSPWLPSQNRTLLSPNSTFAAGFHPVSPILFTFSIWYYNHNTTTLIWSANQKSPVAASAILEVTPAGALRLAGNSSGPNLWPRSPASNSNSTQLTLSDAGELVFGEWSSFDFPTDTVVATQNTNGTNLRNGNFKFVDGTHLVFNESEDYYWSWSSWAGAFQRLEEDGKVICKKGTLLTSDSGANRSRRLTLDDDGNLRIYSYDPDLGLWEIVWEAVQELCKIHGTCGPNSICITDGVNKPTCDCPPGFRLIPGITAKQGGCERKVPWTGSSSTKFLRLDFVNFSGGSNQTVLFRNFTACQGLCLSDPTCLGFEIKYDGSGSCVLQLERLLYGYWSPGTETAMFLRVDISEPEDFSFTGMTSVMETTCPVRIILPLPPKESHTTTRNIVIVCTLFAAELVSGVLFFWAFVKKYIKYRDMARTLGLEFLPAGGPKRFSYAELKDATKNFSNIIGRGGFGDVYKGELSDHRVVAVKCLKNVTGGDADFWAEVTTIARMHHLNLVRLWGFCAEKGQRILVHEYVPNGSLDKVLFPHARERINNTGSEVEMRAIGDKPILDWNIRYRIALGVARAIAYLHEECLEWVLHCDIKPENILLGDDFCPKISDFGLAKLKKKEAMVSKSKMRGTRGYMAPEWLKMDPITPKADVYSFGMVLLEIVGGVRNHEIQGSKLDSDDWYFPRWAFDKVFKEMRVEDILDRHIKHCYDSRAHFHMVDRMVKTAMWCLQDRVEMRPSMGKVAKMLEGSIEIEEPKKPTIYYLGDE, encoded by the exons ATGGTCAAGAGTCAACCAAAATGCTCCATTCAAAGCCAGCCCCAAACCAACCATTCACCCCATCCAAACTCTACtcaacccaccaccaccatgtctctctctcctcctcctctctccttttccctctctctcctcctcttcctcacctccctcctcctcctcctcaccaccgccaccaccacctccaccaccatctccTCCTTCTCCATTTCCCTCTCCCCTTGGCTCCCCTCCCAAAACCGAACCCTCCTCTCCCCAAACTCCACCTTCGCCGCCGGCTTCCACCCCGTATCCCCAATCCTCTTCACCTTCTCCATTTGGTACTACAACCACAACACCACCACCCTAATCTGGTCCGCCAACCAAAAATCCCCCGTCGCCGCCTCTGCCATCCTCGAGGTCACCCCCGCCGGCGCCCTCCGCCTCGCCGGAAACTCCTCCGGGCCAAACCTGTGGCCGAGAAGCCCCGCTTCGAACTCCAACTCCACCCAGCTCACCCTGAGCGACGCTGGAGAACTAGTTTTCGGAGAATGGTCGAGCTTCGATTTTCCGACGGACACGGTTGTGGCCACCCAGAACACGAATGGAACTAATTTGAGAAATGGGAATTTCAAGTTCGTGGATGGGACCCATCTCGTTTTCAACGAATCTGAGGATTATTATTGGAGTTGGTCCAGTTGGGCAGGCGCGTTCCAGAGACTTGAAGAGGACGGCAAAGTGATATGCAAAAAAG GTACGTTGTTAACATCGGATTCCGGGGCCAATCGGTCCCGGAGATTAACTCTCGACGACGATGGGAATCTCAGAATCTACAGCTACGATCCGGATTTGGGCCTGTGGGAAATCGTATGGGAAGCAGTCCAAGAGCTTTGTAAAATACACGGAACCTGTGGGCCTAACTCTATATGTATAACCGACGGCGTCAACAAACCTACCTGTGATTGCCCGCCGGGATTCCGGCTGATACCTGGCATCACCGCAAAGCAGGGCGGATGCGAGAGGAAGGTTCCGTGGACGGGAAGCAGTAGCACCAAGTTTCTACGGCTGGATTTCGTCAACTTTTCCGGCGGGTCAAACCAAACGGTCCTTTTCCGTAACTTCACGGCGTGTCAAGGCTTGTGCTTGTCCGACCCGACGTGTCTCGGGTTCGAAATCAAGTACGATGGGAGTGGTTCCTGTGTGCTACAACTTGAGAGGCTACTGTACGGGTACTGGTCTCCGGGTACCGAAACTGCCATGTTCCTTCGGGTGGATATATCCGAACCCGAAGACTTTAGTTTCACAGGCATGACGTCTGTGATGGAGACGACCTGCCCAGTTAGGATCATTCTACCGTTACCGCCCAAAGAATCCCATACCACGACCCGGAATATAGTGATTGTGTGTACTCTCTTTGCTGCGGAGCTTGTTTCTGgggttcttttcttttgggcttttGTCAAGAAGTACATCAAGTATAGGGACATGGCTCGAACCCTCGGACTTGAATTTTTGCCCGCGGGTGGGCCCAAGAGGTTTAGCTACGCAGAGCTTAAAGATGCCACCAAAAACTTCTCTAACATTATCGGTAGAGGTGGGTTTGGGGATGTTTATAAAGGAGAGTTGAGCGATCACCGGGTTGTTGCGGTTAAATGCTTGAAAAATGTTACGGGCGGTGACGCGGATTTCTGGGCCGAGGTCACTACTATCGCCCGAATGCACCATCTAAATTTGGTCCGATTGTGGGGCTTTTGTGCTGAGAAAGGCCAGAGAATACTTGTCCACGAGTACGTACCCAATGGTTCACTGGACAAGGTTTTATTTCCTCATGCTCGTGAGAGAATCAATAATACAGGATCCGAAGTGGAAATGCGTGCCATTGGCGACAAGCCCATACTTGATTGGAACATTAGGTACCGTATTGCGCTAGGAGTGGCAAGAGCAATCGCTTACCTGCACGAAGAGTGTCTAGAGTGGGTCCTACACTGCGACATCAAGCCagagaatatacttttaggggaTGATTTTTGCCCGAAAATATCGGATTTCGGGTTAGCCAAGTTAAAGAAGAAGGAAGCCATGGTTAGCAAGTCTAAGATGCGAGGGACGCGTGGGTACATGGCACCCGAATGGCTCAAGATGGATCCGATCACTCCGAAAGCCGATGTTTATAGTTTCGGAATGGTGTTGTTGGAGATTGTTGGCGGGGTTAGGAACCACGAGATTCAAGGATCAAAATTGGATAGTGATGATTGGTATTTTCCTAGGTGGGCATTCGATAAGGTATTCAAAGAGATGAGGGTGGAGGATATTTTAGACCGTCATATCAAGCACTGCTACGATAGCCGGGCCCACTTCCATATGGTAGATCGGATGGTGAAGACGGCGATGTGGTGCCTCCAAGATCGGGTGGAGATGAGGCCGTCGATGGGGAAGGTGGCTAAGATGTTGGAAGGGTCGATTGAGATCGAAGAGCCTAAAAAGCCTACAATTTACTACTTGGGTGATGAATAA